The genomic segment TGGGCGCTGATCGTGATGGCGGTGCTGACCGCGACCAACCTGGTCTCCGTCGGCTCGTACGGCGAGTTCGAGTTCTGGTTCGCCGGGATCAAGGTCGTCGCCATCGCCGCGTTCATCGTCCTCGGCGGGCTCGCCGCCTTCGGCATCCTGCCGGGCTCCGACCACGAAGCGGTCGGTATGGCGAACCTCACCGGACACGGCGGCTTCCTGCCGAACGGGCCGGGCGCGATCCTCACCGGTGTGCTGATGGTGGTGTTCTCGTTCATGGGCAGCGAGATCGTCACCCTCGCGGCGGGCGAGTCCCAGAACCCGCGCAAGGCGATCACCAAGGCGACCAACAGCGTCATCTGGCGTGTCGGCGTCTTCTACCTGGGCTCGATCCTCATCGTGGTGTCCCTGCTGAAGTGGGACGACCCGGCGATCACCAAGAAGGGCTCGTACGTCGCGGCCCTGGACTCGATAGGCATCGCGCACGCCGGCGAGATCATGAACGTCATCGTGCTGACGGCCGTGCTGTCCTGCCTCAACTCCGGCCTGTACACGGCGTCCCGGATGGCCTTCTCGCTCGGGCAGCGCGGCGACGCGCCGGCGCGGTTCGCGCGCACCAGCAAGGGCGGGGTGCCGCGGAACGCGATCCTGGGCTCGGTCCTGTTCGGCTTCGTCGCGGTCTTCTTCAACTACGAGTGGCCGGACACGGTCTTCAAGTTCCTGCTCAACTCGTCCGGCGCGGTCGCGCTGTTCGTCTGGCTGGTCATCTGCTTCTCGCAGCTGAAGATGCGCCGGATCATCGAGCGGGAGGAACCGGAGAAGCTCATCGTGCGGATGTGGCTCTTCCCGTACCTGACGTGGGCGACCATCGGCATGATCTCGTTCGTGCTCGTCTACATGCTCACCGACAAGGACGGCCGCCCGCAGGTGCTGCTGTCGCTGCTGGTGGCGGCCGTGGTCATCGCGATCTCGCTGGTCCGTGAGCGGATGAAGAGCGGTCGCAAGGACGCTGTCGTCGGCTCGTAGCCGTGGAACGACGGCGGCCCGGTCCCCCAGGGGCCGGGCCGCCGTGCTGTCCGGCGGGTCAGCCGCGGCGGCCCACCAGCTGCCAGACGGCGGGCAGCACGCCCATCGCGAGCGCGGCCTTGAGGGCGTCACCGAGCAGGTACGGCGTGAGGCCGAGCGAAACGGCCTTGCCGAAGGAGAGATGGGCGGCCAGCGCCAGGTACGGCACTCCGACCGCGTAGATGATCACGCTGCCGAGCACCATGGCACCGGCCGTCCGCAGCACGGTGCGGTCCGCACCGCGGCGGGCGAGCGCGCCGACGGCGGCCGAGGCGAGCAGCATCCCG from the Streptomyces sp. RKAG293 genome contains:
- a CDS encoding amino acid permease produces the protein MSSLPPSVVTDAPQQEDRTPQQSSGLQAGLKNRHLSMIAIGGVIGAGLFVGSGSGIAAAGPGILLSYALVGTMVVFVMRMLGEMAVANPTSGSFSAYADRALGRWAGFSIGWLYWFFWVVVLAVEATAGATILHGWVSSVPQWAWALIVMAVLTATNLVSVGSYGEFEFWFAGIKVVAIAAFIVLGGLAAFGILPGSDHEAVGMANLTGHGGFLPNGPGAILTGVLMVVFSFMGSEIVTLAAGESQNPRKAITKATNSVIWRVGVFYLGSILIVVSLLKWDDPAITKKGSYVAALDSIGIAHAGEIMNVIVLTAVLSCLNSGLYTASRMAFSLGQRGDAPARFARTSKGGVPRNAILGSVLFGFVAVFFNYEWPDTVFKFLLNSSGAVALFVWLVICFSQLKMRRIIEREEPEKLIVRMWLFPYLTWATIGMISFVLVYMLTDKDGRPQVLLSLLVAAVVIAISLVRERMKSGRKDAVVGS